The Collimonas fungivorans Ter331 genome has a segment encoding these proteins:
- the wrbA gene encoding NAD(P)H:quinone oxidoreductase codes for MTANITVNTPLLVLYYSRHGSTRKLAELIGQGIDSVAGCEARLRTVPAVSTVIEASAPDIPAEGAPYVELADLQECCGLALGSPTRFGNMAAAMKYFWDGTSTDWLAGTLAGKPACVFTSTGSLHGGQESTLMSMMTPLLHHGMLVMGLPYTLPELMTTASGGSPYGASHWSGMNGTHPISAESRTLAIAQGRRLAETALKLTQ; via the coding sequence ATGACTGCGAATATTACTGTGAACACCCCGCTTCTCGTTCTGTACTACTCGCGCCATGGTTCAACCCGCAAGCTGGCCGAGCTGATCGGCCAAGGCATCGACTCCGTGGCCGGCTGCGAAGCGCGGCTGCGCACGGTGCCGGCGGTATCGACCGTGATCGAAGCCAGCGCGCCCGATATCCCGGCCGAGGGCGCGCCTTACGTCGAACTGGCCGACCTGCAGGAATGCTGCGGCCTGGCGCTCGGATCGCCGACCCGCTTCGGCAACATGGCCGCCGCCATGAAATATTTCTGGGACGGCACCAGCACCGATTGGCTGGCCGGCACCCTGGCCGGCAAGCCGGCTTGCGTGTTCACCTCCACCGGCAGCCTGCACGGCGGCCAGGAATCGACCCTGATGTCGATGATGACACCCTTGTTGCACCATGGCATGCTGGTGATGGGCCTACCCTACACCCTGCCGGAACTGATGACAACCGCCAGCGGCGGCAGCCCGTACGGCGCCAGCCACTGGTCCGGCATGAACGGTACACATCCGATTTCGGCCGAGAGCCGCACCCTGGCGATCGCCCAGGGCCGGCGCCTGGCGGAAACCGCTTTGAAGTTGACGCAGTGA
- a CDS encoding DUF2069 domain-containing protein, producing MMTTKLKPGISTHPLPHAARQPRFFYFGAVGSLLALIALGLAWELALAPLRPGGSWMVLKVLPLLFPLRGVLKRDVYTMQWASMLILIYFTEGIVRATSDSSFLSSRLGWLEAALSVVFFICTILYLRPYKKAAKEVAKQAIKKASQ from the coding sequence ATGATGACCACCAAACTGAAACCAGGCATATCGACCCATCCGCTGCCGCACGCAGCACGCCAGCCGCGCTTCTTCTATTTCGGCGCGGTCGGCAGCCTGCTGGCCCTGATTGCACTCGGGCTGGCTTGGGAACTGGCCCTGGCGCCGCTACGGCCAGGCGGCTCCTGGATGGTGCTGAAAGTGCTGCCGCTGCTGTTTCCGTTGCGCGGCGTGCTCAAGCGCGACGTATATACGATGCAATGGGCGTCGATGCTGATCCTGATCTATTTCACCGAAGGCATAGTGCGCGCCACCAGCGACAGCAGTTTCCTGTCAAGCAGGCTGGGCTGGCTGGAAGCCGCGCTCAGCGTTGTCTTTTTCATTTGCACTATCCTTTATCTCAGGCCTTACAAGAAGGCGGCCAAGGAAGTTGCGAAGCAAGCTATCAAGAAGGCGTCGCAATAG
- a CDS encoding CocE/NonD family hydrolase: MKIKYQFPHAIKEIEHGTIILSDGCRLAYRMWLPAAALADSAGFTVPAILEYLPYRKRDGTAVRDQLTHPYFAGHGYACLRVDMRGCGESDGLLADEYLQQEQDDAIEVIRWITQQPWSSGKVGMMGISWGGFNGLQIAAQIEAIQPDTLKAVITLCSTDNRFTDDIHYKGGCMLLENAGWAATMFSYGAAAPDPLLVGAGWRELWLQRLKNMPLLLKNWLQHQTFDAYWQHGSVCCDYSKIKAAVYAIGGWGDAYSNAIPRMLENLPGPKKGLIGPWAHKYPHFAVPGPAIGFLQEALRWWDYWLKDIDTGVMDEPQMTLYLQDAVAPQASYAQRPGNWLREVCWPSPHVQALTVPLGAADASCGILRSPLGTGSACGEYCVIWLGPEFPTDQRADDAVSLTVDLPALQAPIALVGAAVLKLRLRCDSEHGQLAVRLNDVSVDGASTRITYGVLNLNLPQNESSPRKLIPGKWFDVTLQLDDVGYRLPAEHRLRIAISSAYFPLVWPARAHATLEFDLAQSAITLPLHDMQTVSASPFAEPEAAAPLALRYQRSPASRRQVVSDAMSGRVTTQIHDDFGRYCFDDHGLVVEQVCDEEYSILPQDPLSASSEQRWLYKAGRGDWQVEVKSVLRLTADAEHFLVEAEQTAWENGRQVHHQDWRELVRRVAL, translated from the coding sequence ATGAAGATAAAATATCAGTTTCCCCACGCAATCAAGGAAATCGAACACGGCACGATCATCCTCAGCGACGGCTGCCGCCTGGCATATCGCATGTGGCTGCCGGCGGCTGCGCTTGCCGATTCCGCCGGATTCACGGTGCCGGCCATCCTGGAATACCTGCCGTATCGCAAGCGCGACGGCACCGCAGTGCGCGACCAGCTCACCCATCCCTATTTCGCCGGCCATGGTTATGCCTGCCTGCGGGTCGACATGCGCGGTTGCGGCGAATCCGACGGTTTGCTGGCGGATGAATACCTGCAGCAGGAACAGGACGATGCGATCGAAGTGATCCGCTGGATTACGCAGCAGCCATGGTCTAGCGGCAAGGTCGGCATGATGGGCATTTCCTGGGGAGGGTTCAACGGCTTGCAGATAGCGGCGCAAATCGAAGCGATCCAGCCCGATACGCTAAAGGCAGTCATCACGCTGTGTTCCACCGACAATCGTTTTACCGATGACATCCACTACAAAGGCGGCTGCATGCTGCTGGAAAATGCCGGATGGGCGGCGACCATGTTCAGTTACGGCGCCGCGGCGCCCGATCCTTTACTGGTCGGCGCTGGCTGGCGCGAGTTGTGGCTGCAGCGCCTGAAAAACATGCCTTTGCTACTGAAGAACTGGCTGCAGCACCAGACTTTCGACGCCTATTGGCAGCACGGTTCCGTGTGCTGCGATTACAGCAAGATCAAAGCTGCCGTGTATGCCATCGGCGGCTGGGGCGACGCCTATAGCAACGCGATTCCGCGCATGCTGGAAAACCTGCCGGGACCGAAGAAAGGCTTGATCGGACCATGGGCGCACAAATATCCGCATTTCGCCGTGCCTGGGCCGGCCATAGGCTTTTTACAGGAAGCATTGCGCTGGTGGGATTATTGGCTCAAGGATATCGACACTGGCGTGATGGACGAGCCGCAGATGACGCTCTATCTGCAGGACGCCGTTGCACCGCAAGCCAGTTATGCGCAACGGCCTGGCAACTGGCTGCGTGAGGTTTGCTGGCCCAGCCCGCATGTACAAGCGCTGACCGTCCCCTTGGGGGCGGCCGACGCCTCTTGCGGGATATTGCGGTCGCCCCTGGGCACTGGTTCCGCCTGCGGGGAATATTGCGTGATCTGGCTGGGGCCGGAGTTTCCGACCGACCAGCGCGCCGACGACGCGGTATCGCTGACGGTAGATTTGCCGGCGCTGCAAGCGCCGATTGCCCTGGTCGGCGCTGCCGTCCTGAAACTGCGCCTGCGCTGCGACAGCGAACACGGGCAACTGGCGGTGCGCCTCAACGATGTGTCGGTTGATGGCGCATCGACCCGTATTACCTACGGCGTCCTCAACCTGAATTTGCCGCAGAACGAGTCCTCGCCAAGGAAATTGATCCCAGGAAAATGGTTCGACGTTACCTTGCAATTGGATGACGTCGGTTATCGCCTGCCGGCCGAGCACCGGTTGCGGATCGCCATCAGCAGCGCCTATTTCCCCCTGGTCTGGCCGGCACGGGCTCATGCAACGCTGGAATTCGATCTGGCGCAGTCGGCCATCACGTTGCCGCTGCATGACATGCAGACGGTATCTGCTTCGCCCTTCGCAGAACCGGAAGCCGCCGCGCCGTTAGCACTGCGCTACCAGCGTTCGCCGGCGAGCAGGCGGCAGGTCGTCAGCGACGCCATGAGCGGCCGCGTCACCACGCAGATTCATGACGATTTCGGACGTTATTGCTTTGACGACCATGGTCTGGTGGTTGAACAGGTATGCGATGAAGAATATTCCATCCTGCCGCAGGATCCGCTGTCGGCCAGTTCGGAGCAGCGGTGGCTTTATAAGGCCGGCCGCGGCGATTGGCAGGTTGAAGTAAAGAGCGTATTGCGGCTGACTGCCGATGCAGAGCATTTCCTGGTCGAGGCAGAACAGACCGCTTGGGAAAATGGCAGACAAGTGCACCATCAGGATTGGCGAGAACTGGTCAGGCGGGTTGCGCTCTGA
- a CDS encoding FAD-binding oxidoreductase, with the protein MKNTEFLDACRNAIGAAHVLTDEADKAGYLTDQRQRFTGAALAVVKPADTAEVAAIVKLCAQFQIPIVPQGGNTGLVLGSVPDQSGQAIVLSLKRLNRIRAVDPLNHTITAEAGCILQHIQEAAAAEQTLFPLSLAAEGSCTIGGNLSTNAGGTAVLRYGNTRELCLGLEVVTAQGDILHGLRGLRKDNTGYDLRDLFIGAEGTLGVITAAVLKIFPLPKAQLTALAAVQAPADALRLLSLAQSRCGATLTGFELMSDLCLQLVAKHFPQLQFPFAQRHPQYVLLELSDNESAEHASALLEAVIGDALEQDICQDAVLASSTAQSRALWQLRESISSAQAMEGKNIKHDISLPISRIAEFIAVTDALLQQHFPACRNVTFGHLGDGNLHYNVSSPVDSSAEQFIERQADVNRIVHDSVDRMGGSISAEHGLGALKREEILRYKSPVEMALMKTIKQALDPLNLMNPGKVI; encoded by the coding sequence ATGAAAAACACTGAATTTCTCGATGCCTGTCGCAACGCTATCGGCGCTGCCCACGTGCTTACCGACGAAGCTGACAAAGCGGGCTACCTGACTGACCAGCGCCAACGTTTTACCGGCGCGGCATTGGCCGTTGTCAAACCGGCCGACACTGCAGAAGTGGCCGCCATCGTGAAACTCTGCGCGCAATTCCAGATACCCATCGTGCCTCAGGGCGGCAATACCGGCCTGGTGCTGGGCAGCGTGCCCGACCAGAGCGGCCAAGCCATCGTACTCTCGCTCAAACGCCTCAACCGCATCCGCGCCGTCGATCCGCTCAACCACACCATCACGGCAGAAGCCGGCTGCATCCTGCAACACATCCAGGAAGCTGCGGCCGCGGAACAAACCCTGTTCCCGCTGTCGCTGGCGGCGGAAGGCAGCTGCACCATCGGCGGCAACCTGTCCACCAACGCCGGCGGCACCGCGGTGCTCCGCTACGGCAATACGCGCGAACTCTGCCTCGGCCTGGAAGTGGTGACAGCCCAGGGCGACATCCTGCACGGCCTGCGCGGGCTGCGCAAGGACAACACCGGCTACGACCTGCGCGACCTGTTCATCGGCGCCGAAGGCACGCTGGGCGTCATCACCGCCGCCGTGCTGAAGATATTCCCGCTGCCCAAAGCCCAGCTCACCGCACTGGCCGCAGTGCAGGCCCCGGCAGACGCGCTGCGCCTGCTGAGCTTGGCGCAAAGCCGCTGCGGCGCCACCCTGACCGGCTTTGAACTGATGTCGGACCTGTGCCTGCAACTGGTCGCCAAGCATTTCCCGCAGCTGCAATTCCCGTTCGCCCAGCGCCACCCGCAGTACGTGCTGCTGGAGCTGTCCGACAACGAATCCGCAGAGCACGCCAGCGCCCTGCTGGAAGCCGTCATCGGCGACGCCCTGGAACAGGACATCTGCCAGGATGCGGTGCTGGCCAGCTCGACCGCCCAGTCGCGCGCCCTGTGGCAGCTGCGCGAAAGCATCTCCTCGGCGCAAGCCATGGAAGGCAAGAACATCAAACACGACATCTCGCTGCCGATTTCCCGCATCGCCGAATTCATCGCCGTTACCGACGCCCTGCTGCAGCAGCATTTCCCCGCTTGCCGCAACGTCACCTTCGGCCATCTGGGCGACGGCAACCTGCACTACAACGTCTCGTCGCCGGTCGATTCCTCTGCCGAACAATTCATAGAACGGCAGGCCGACGTCAACCGCATCGTGCACGACAGCGTCGATCGCATGGGCGGCTCGATTTCGGCCGAACACGGGCTGGGCGCCCTCAAGCGCGAAGAAATCCTGCGCTATAAATCGCCGGTGGAAATGGCGCTGATGAAAACCATCAAGCAGGCGCTGGATCCTTTGAACCTGATGAATCCGGGCAAAGTCATTTAA